CCGAGCGAACGGGTGGTCAGTAGAACGGCGATACCGAGAGCGAGTTGCACGAGTGGTTCCGAATACCAAAACCGTACTCCTGACACGACCGCCGAGAGGCGGCGAGCGTCCCGGTCGAAAACCCGTCGGTTTTACACGCGCGTCGTGAACCACCGCTATGGAGTGTCGCCACTGCGCCTCGCCGCTCGAGAAACCCGGGGACTACTGCCTCGTCTGCCGGGCACAGAACACCGAGGCGATCGTCCTCGAGGCGGGACGCGATCGAGCGACGCTGACGATGCTCGCGGGCGACGGCGACGACGAAGACCCGTCGACGACCGAGATGGACGATCCGGTACTGGGCGAGACGACGATCACCACGACGCCCGAAGACGGCGAGAACGAGGTCGTCGAACTGCGGAACTTCGCGGGCCAGATCGGCGACGAAATTCGGCGCAAGCGGCCCGAAGAGGTCTACGCGGGCGGGGAGCGCGAGGTGATCCGAGCCGTTCGAGAGGACATCCACCACCCCTTCTACCGCGTCGGCGACGAGGATCCCGTCGAGGCGGTCCTCGAGCGCCGCGGCAATCGCGCCCTCGACGTCGTCAACACGCCGCCGGCGGAGAAGATCGGCGGCAGCCACACGACGCTCATCGGAGGCCGCACGGGGATGCGGGTCATCCACACCGTGGCGGATCATCCCCACGTCAAGAAGGTCATCCCGGGACCCATCGACGCCGGCGGGAAAGGCTCCCAGTCTGGCCTCCGGGCGAAGGTCACCCGCGCCGACGACGGCGGCAACGTTCGCATGCTCATCCGGGACGGCTCGAGCGTCCAGGAAAACCGCGTCGTCACGACCGCTCGAGATCGAGAGATGGGCGAGCGGATCCGAGACGACCTGAACGACGTACTGGACGAGTCGGAGTTTCAGTGACCGCCGCGACGACCCGGACCGTTCTCGGGCAAATACTGTCACGACCTGACGGAAGTGACACTGCCTGCTGGTTGTCGGCCCCTTATCCGACCGGGCGTAATTAGATATAATTAGCCATGCTCGAGCGTCCCGACGCCGTCCTGGCCGCGATTCCGCTGCTCGCGGTAAGCGGGCTCGCCCTCCGATCGGTCATCGTAGTGACGGGGCTCGGAACGGGACTGCTTGCCGCCCCGCTGGCCCCCGTCGGCTACCTCGCCGCCCTCGCGTTGGTCGTCCGGGAGTTGTTCAGCGGGCCGGTCGCGGAACGGGCCGACGGGTAGGCGGTGAGCGCGGCGGTTCGGTCCGTCGCGACTCAACAGGTTTAAGAATCCGCTGGGGATAGCTAGTCCTACTATGGCCAATAACGGAATCGTTGGTAGCGCAGGCCGCTTTGGTGCACGCTACGGTCGTGTTGCTCGACGTCGCGTCAGCGAAATCGAAGACGACATGCAAAGCTCCCAGGTCGACGGTGACGACGTGACGCGCGTCGGCACCGGTATCTGGAAGAACGAAGAAACGGGAGAGGTCTTCACCGGCGGTGCCTACCGGCCGGAGACGCCCGCCGGCCAAACCGTCAAGCGTTCGATCCGCGCTGCACTGGCCGAAGACGACGAATAACGACGACCGACACTGATTCAGTATGAGTTACAAATGCTCCCGCTGTAAACGCGACGTCCAGATCGACGAGTACGGCGGCGTCCGCTGTCCCTACTGTGGCCACCGCGTGCTCCTGAAAGAGCGCAGCCGCGACGTCAAGGAAGTCGCCGTCGAGTAACGATTCGCCCGTGTCTTCTCACGACGCGACTCTCGAATTTTCGTACGAGACGCCGTCTTGCGCACGGATCGTCGCCGAAAGCGTCGCCCGCGAGATCGGCGAGATCGACGACGAGCGCTCCCGAACGACGGTCGAGCGCGACGGGTCGGTCGTCCGAATCGAGATCGCCGCCGCGGACCTGATCGCGCTTCGAGCCGCGCTCAACACCTGGTTCTCGCTGGTCGACGTGGCCGAGCGAACGGCAGCTATCGGTGTAGCGTCGCTCGAAGGGCGTTGATCGACGAGGGCGCGTCGGTCCACGTCGGGTGCTCGCGAACGCCTCGAGCGAGTCGACGATTCCGTCTCGGGATGGCAGTTGCCTGTTTCCGTTTTTTGCCCGTCGAGGGTGAGGATGAGTTATGACGACGGTCACCAGTACCCGACGCCGGCTCCTGCTGGCGGGCGGGGCGATCGGGTTCGGGTTCGGCGCTGTTATCGACACCGTGCTCTTCCACCTGATATTCCAGACGCACCACCTCCTCTCGGGGTACTACGATCCGTACAGTCTCGACGGACTGCGGACGAACGTCATGTTCGACGGGCTCTTCTTGCTGGCCACGCTCGGGATCACGGCCGCCGGACTCGGGCTACTCTGGGTCACCGTCAACGGGACCGCCGAACGGTTCTCGACGCGGTACCTCGTCGGTTGGATCGTCGTCGGCGCGGGCGTGTTCAACGTCTACGACGGCATCGTCGACCACTACGTGCTCGACCTGCACAACGTCGTCCACGGCACCGAGGCGTGGAACCCCCCGTGGATCGGCGTGAGCCTCTTGTTGCTCGCGCTCGGATGGGGTATCCTTCGAACGGTCGACGGGCACGTCCCGTCCGCCGACGCGAGCCGGCTCGAATAACGAATTCCGCCGGCACCGAGCAGACTGACGGACGGCGACGCTATCCGTCGAAGGGGATCGTCACCGTGTTCCGCTCGAGGAACGCCGTTTCGTACCCCTCGTGGCGTGCCAGCTGCGGCGGCGTCTCGAGGGTGATCGACAGCTCGTCGCCTCGCTCGAAGTCCCCCGGATCGATCGACGTTCTGTAGTGATGTCCGTACCGCGGGTCGATCGTCTCCTGAAGCGAGCCACCGGCGATCCCCTCACCCGCTCGAGAAACCGTCGCGGAGAGGGAGGCGAACGGGAGCGGATACCGGTTGTGCGCCGTCCGTAGCGCTACTACGAGCGCCGCCGTTCCGTTCCGATCGCTCTCGACGAATGCGGCGGTGGAGACGATACCGTCGTTCGTTTCGGAGCCGACTCGAGTCACGCGCTCGCCGTCGAACGCGGACTCGACGCGCTCCCCGCCTCGGTCCGCCATCGGCTCGAGCGCATCGGGGTCGCCGCGGCCCTCGTCCTCGTCGATCAACCGGCGCTCGAGGCCCTCGATCTCGGCGGCCTCGTACTCGAACTCGAGATCGACGGTCGTCGGCTCCTCGAGCCCGTCCGCGAGCGCGCCGACCGCGTCGGCGCTCGTCGCTCCGATTCGAATCGTCGCCGAGTACGTGCCGTCGCCCTCGAGCGGGACGTTGTCGCCGTAGTGCGGCCCCATGCGCTGGGAGAGCATCGGCCAGAGGGACCGACGATCGACGAGGCCACCGTCTTCGGCCGCCCCGTCTCGCCGTCGGATCGCCGCGGTCACCGGCGAGGGGATGATCGCACCCGTTTCGGTATCTCGGACGTCGACCATCAGGTGGAGCGCGTGCCGCGAGCGGATGTCGGCCCGGCTTCGCTCGTCGCCGGCGACCGGCCAGAACGAGTGGGGACGCGACGCCAGCAGCGCGATCTCTCGACCGTCCGCAGTCGCCGTCCCGTAGGTCACCATCCCGTCGGCGTGGGGCGGGACGTAGACCTCGTCGGGCGGGTCGACGACGAGTTCGCGCCAGGCGTCCTCCCGCCGGAGCGTCTCGAGGCAGCCGGCCGAGGCGGCACTCAACAGGCAGCCGCCGGCAGCGAGTACCGTTCGCCGTCGCATCACGACCACCACGACTGCGTTCCGGATAGGGATGCGGGTTGCACGTCCCGGCCCCGCTGATCGACGTCAAAGCTTGGCTTTATCAGTCCGGAGGGCGACGGTCGAAATATGCAAGGTAATCTACCCCCGGAAGCACAAGAGAAAATCGAACAGCTTCAGGACCTGCAGGAGACCGCACAGCAGGTCGCCGTCCAGAAGCAGGAAGCCGAATCGAGCCTCACCGACTCCAAAAACGCCCTCGAAGAGCTCGAGAACATCGACGACGACACCGCCATGTACCGCAAGGTCGGCGAACTCCTCGTCGAGACCGAGTACGACGCCGCGGAAGACGACCTCGAGGACAAGGTCGACTCCCTCGAGATCCGACTCGAGACCCTCGAAAAGCAAGAAGAGCGCGTTCAGGAGCAGTTCGAGGACCTGCAGGGCGAACTCGAAGAGTTGCTCGGCGGCGCGGGCGGCGGCATGGGCGGCCCGGCCGGCCCAGGCGGCCCGGGTGCTGGCGGCGCATAAATGTCGACGACGGACGAGCCGTCGGACGAAACCGTCGTCCAGACGGCCTCCGACGCTGCGGAAGGCTACGTCTTCTCGCAGTACAAGCAATCGGCGGTGCGTGATATAGACGTCACCGTAACCTTCGAGGACGGCACCCTCGAAGTCGACGTCTATCTCAACGCACCCGACGACGGGGACGGACCCGACCCCGAACGGGTTGCCGACGATGCCGCGCTCGCCGCGCGGGAGGCGGTCGACGACCTGTTCGCGGTGTAAGGGGCGTTTCGATTCCTCTCGACCGCTCGACACCACAGAGCGGTGCGTCCCTCGAGCCAGGACCCGATCGCCTTCCGTTCGGCTTACTGACCGGTCCACAACTGATTTGTAGTTCGCCCTCGAGTTTCGAACCGAGACTGATGGAGATCCTCTCCTTCCGCTGAACCGGGTGTTGCGCTTCCGTCGTACCGGACGGTACGAGCAACCAGTCGGGACGCGAGCACCCGGTCGTGTTCACACCGTGAGCCCCGGCTCCGCGGTTCGCTCGAGTTAGGGTTCCAGTATCGATTTTCGACAGCCATGCAGCCACACCACCAACACCAATGTCACGAACACACGATCGACGCACAGTCGTTGCGAAACGATCGGCGACCACCCCCGTCGAGACCGCCGAGATTCGGGCGCTCATCCGTGCGGCCGGTGACGACGTCGTCGCCGAGGTAACACAGGCCGGCCCGGAAGACGCCGGAACGTACTTCGGCCGCGGCAAAGTCCGCGAACTCGCCGAAACCGTCACCGACCGCGATGCACAGCGCGTCGTCGTCGACGGCGAACTCACGCCGAGCCAACACCACGCTCTCGAGTCGATGCTCCCCGACGGGACGGCCGTCGTCGACCGGTACCGACTCGTCCTCGAGATCTTCGAGGCCCAGGCCGGAACCCGACGAGCCCAGCGACAGGTCGAACTGGCTCGGCTCCGATATGACCTGCCGCGATTGATCGAGTCCGCGGACGAGGGCGCGCTCAACAAAGGGACCGAGAAGGGATCGCCGGTCTACGACGTTCGCGACCGGATCGATCGCCTCGAGCAAACGCTCGAGGAACTCCCGAATCCGGCCGAGCAGTTCCGCCGGCGTCGTCGCGAGGAGGGGTTCGACCTCGTCACGATCGCGGGCTATACGAACGCCGGCAAATCGACGCTGTTGCACCGACTCGCGGACGACCTCTCGCTCGAGGAGTCCCGGGCCGACCAGGAAACGGAGCCGGCGGACTCGACGGAGAACGCCACCGCGGCCGTCGCGGATCGGCTGTTCGAGACCCTCGAGACGGCGACGCGGCGGGCGACCATCGACGGTCGGCCGGTGCTCGCCACGGATACGGTCGGCTTCGTCGACGACCTGCCCCACGACCTCGTCGAATCGTTCAGTTCGACGCTGTCGGAGGCGGCCGCGGCGGACGTCGTCGTACTCGTCGCCGACGCGAGCGATCCGCCCGAGCGGTTTCGTGATCGACTCGAGGTCTCGCTCGAGGTGCTCGCCGCACAGGGCGTCGACGACGACCGAATCGTTCCCGTGTTGAACAAGGTCGACCGGCTCTCGAAGAGCGAGCGAACCGGCCGACTCGAGCGTGCACTGGGCTGTCTGCCCGCCTCGGCAGCGGAGCCGATTCCGGCGAGCGTCCTCGAGGGGACGAACCTCGAGGCGCTCCGGACGGCGATTCGCGACCGACTGCCGACGGAGTCGGCGACGATACGGATGCCCAACTGCGACGAGGCGATGGCGCTCGTCTCGGAGGCCTACGACCGGACGAGCGTGGAGTCGGTCGACTACGACGGGAGCGAGGTGCGACTCGAGTGCCGGGGTCGGCCGTCGGTCCTCGAGCGGTTCCGAAGTCGGGCCGCGGCGCTGACTCGGTAGTCGGCTTCGGGCGGGTTCAGTTCGTAGCAGACTGGGTTGTAGCGAGCGAACGGAGATCATCGTGATCGGACCAGGTGCCGTGGTACGTGGGCTCAGACGTGATCGGTGAATCAGATGTAGTACGCGAATCAGACGTGATACGCGGATCACTGCCGCTGGCGCGGTTTTCGTCGGTGGCAGAAAACGAATTCGCGTCCGTTTATTGCATCGCTTTGACCCAGCCGGGAACGGACGCCATGCCCTCCTTGTCCTCCCAGCCGTTCTCGCGGAGGTAGGACTCGAGATCGGTGAACGCGAAGCCGAACCGGTCTTCGAGGGCGGGGATGTCCGCGCTGTAGCCGACTTCGTTGAACCACTCGCACATGACGGTGAACTCCTCGCCGAAGGAGTCGTAGGCGTCCTCGATGGGGACGTGGACCGGCTCTACGTCACGGCCGGTGACCTCGGAGAGGACCTCGGCCGTCTCGGCGAGCGTCTTCTCGTCGCCCGCGAGTTCGACGCGCTCGCCGACGAACTCCTCGCGGTTCTCGAAGGCGACCGCGGCCGCGCGGCCGACGTCGTCGGTATCGATCATCTGGAGGCTGACTCCCTCCTCGAGCGGGAGCGCAATCTGGCCGTCTTTGACGACGTCCTCGGCGAAGGCCTCGAGGTTCTGGAAGAAGAACACGGGCTGGAGGACGGTCAGCGGCAGGTCGAGGTCCTGGGCGTGCTGGTCGATCTCCCAGGCGGAGTCGAAGTGAGGGACGCCGGTCTCTTTCTCGTGGCTGCCGACGCCGCTGAGGACGAACTGGTCGACGCCCTCCTCGGCCGCGACCGCCGCGACGTTCTTGCCCTGCTGGACCTGCTGCTCGTAGCCTACCGTCCAGAAGTTGGTGACGGCGAAGACCGCGTCGACGTCGGCGACGTGGGGCGCGAGCGATTCCCTGTCGTTCAAATCCCCCTCGACCATCGTCACGCCCCGATTGGAGAGTTCCCGAGCGCGCTCGCTCGAGGCGTCGCGGGTCAGTCCGCGGACGTCGAAATCGGCGTCGGACTCGAGGAGGTGTTCGACGACGCTTCCGCCTTGATTACCGGTGCACCCGGTGACGAGGACGCTCGTGGTCATGTTAGTTCGTCCCTCCGAATCGGTCGCTGGCGGGTGGAGACGATACGACCGCAGGTGGAACGCGCACAGCTAGTTTCATCACGGTACCTAGTTCGGCTCCGAACGCGTATATAGCGCCGGCGACACGATCGATACTACCTAACACCGGTGTTACCGACACCCCCGTGAAGGAGATGTTGGGAGTGATGACGCAGTTGCGCGTCTCCCACAAACGGCTCCCATGGCTGCATTCCTGGCGTCGTCGGATCGGTATCTTCTCTGGCGGCAATAGCGGCCGCTCGTGGGTAGTAAAGAGACGGGGTAGGTCAGTCAACGTGACTACACGTGGAAACCACGCGAGTCGAAAGGTGGCTGCCTGACCGTGCCGCCTATTCGCCCCTCTTTTCCACCGCTACAAAACACCTCCGGTACTCCGTTCTGGTACGCGCCGAGTTTTCGGGACCATCGCTCTGCGGGCTGCGCGGTCTGTACCGAGTGGTGTACGGTTCACCCGTATACCGTCGCGGCGGCGGATC
The genomic region above belongs to Natronorubrum halophilum and contains:
- a CDS encoding DNA-directed RNA polymerase subunit P codes for the protein MSYKCSRCKRDVQIDEYGGVRCPYCGHRVLLKERSRDVKEVAVE
- a CDS encoding DUF3194 domain-containing protein is translated as MSTTDEPSDETVVQTASDAAEGYVFSQYKQSAVRDIDVTVTFEDGTLEVDVYLNAPDDGDGPDPERVADDAALAAREAVDDLFAV
- the hflX gene encoding GTPase HflX: MSRTHDRRTVVAKRSATTPVETAEIRALIRAAGDDVVAEVTQAGPEDAGTYFGRGKVRELAETVTDRDAQRVVVDGELTPSQHHALESMLPDGTAVVDRYRLVLEIFEAQAGTRRAQRQVELARLRYDLPRLIESADEGALNKGTEKGSPVYDVRDRIDRLEQTLEELPNPAEQFRRRRREEGFDLVTIAGYTNAGKSTLLHRLADDLSLEESRADQETEPADSTENATAAVADRLFETLETATRRATIDGRPVLATDTVGFVDDLPHDLVESFSSTLSEAAAADVVVLVADASDPPERFRDRLEVSLEVLAAQGVDDDRIVPVLNKVDRLSKSERTGRLERALGCLPASAAEPIPASVLEGTNLEALRTAIRDRLPTESATIRMPNCDEAMALVSEAYDRTSVESVDYDGSEVRLECRGRPSVLERFRSRAAALTR
- a CDS encoding KEOPS complex subunit Pcc1, whose amino-acid sequence is MSSHDATLEFSYETPSCARIVAESVAREIGEIDDERSRTTVERDGSVVRIEIAAADLIALRAALNTWFSLVDVAERTAAIGVASLEGR
- a CDS encoding DUF2103 domain-containing protein, which codes for MECRHCASPLEKPGDYCLVCRAQNTEAIVLEAGRDRATLTMLAGDGDDEDPSTTEMDDPVLGETTITTTPEDGENEVVELRNFAGQIGDEIRRKRPEEVYAGGEREVIRAVREDIHHPFYRVGDEDPVEAVLERRGNRALDVVNTPPAEKIGGSHTTLIGGRTGMRVIHTVADHPHVKKVIPGPIDAGGKGSQSGLRAKVTRADDGGNVRMLIRDGSSVQENRVVTTARDREMGERIRDDLNDVLDESEFQ
- a CDS encoding eL43 family ribosomal protein; its protein translation is MANNGIVGSAGRFGARYGRVARRRVSEIEDDMQSSQVDGDDVTRVGTGIWKNEETGEVFTGGAYRPETPAGQTVKRSIRAALAEDDE
- a CDS encoding DUF2243 domain-containing protein, with the translated sequence MTTVTSTRRRLLLAGGAIGFGFGAVIDTVLFHLIFQTHHLLSGYYDPYSLDGLRTNVMFDGLFLLATLGITAAGLGLLWVTVNGTAERFSTRYLVGWIVVGAGVFNVYDGIVDHYVLDLHNVVHGTEAWNPPWIGVSLLLLALGWGILRTVDGHVPSADASRLE
- a CDS encoding iron transporter; the protein is MRRRTVLAAGGCLLSAASAGCLETLRREDAWRELVVDPPDEVYVPPHADGMVTYGTATADGREIALLASRPHSFWPVAGDERSRADIRSRHALHLMVDVRDTETGAIIPSPVTAAIRRRDGAAEDGGLVDRRSLWPMLSQRMGPHYGDNVPLEGDGTYSATIRIGATSADAVGALADGLEEPTTVDLEFEYEAAEIEGLERRLIDEDEGRGDPDALEPMADRGGERVESAFDGERVTRVGSETNDGIVSTAAFVESDRNGTAALVVALRTAHNRYPLPFASLSATVSRAGEGIAGGSLQETIDPRYGHHYRTSIDPGDFERGDELSITLETPPQLARHEGYETAFLERNTVTIPFDG
- a CDS encoding prefoldin subunit beta gives rise to the protein MQGNLPPEAQEKIEQLQDLQETAQQVAVQKQEAESSLTDSKNALEELENIDDDTAMYRKVGELLVETEYDAAEDDLEDKVDSLEIRLETLEKQEERVQEQFEDLQGELEELLGGAGGGMGGPAGPGGPGAGGA
- a CDS encoding NmrA/HSCARG family protein, whose amino-acid sequence is MTTSVLVTGCTGNQGGSVVEHLLESDADFDVRGLTRDASSERARELSNRGVTMVEGDLNDRESLAPHVADVDAVFAVTNFWTVGYEQQVQQGKNVAAVAAEEGVDQFVLSGVGSHEKETGVPHFDSAWEIDQHAQDLDLPLTVLQPVFFFQNLEAFAEDVVKDGQIALPLEEGVSLQMIDTDDVGRAAAVAFENREEFVGERVELAGDEKTLAETAEVLSEVTGRDVEPVHVPIEDAYDSFGEEFTVMCEWFNEVGYSADIPALEDRFGFAFTDLESYLRENGWEDKEGMASVPGWVKAMQ